In Rhizobiales bacterium NRL2, a genomic segment contains:
- a CDS encoding ABC transporter ATP-binding protein, giving the protein MAPLSATETNAQRPAAAPERAYFSCRNLEGYYGESYIVQKVSFDIREGEVLALLGRNGAGKTSTLRTIARLDNPQLVSGEIWLEDKALHRMRAYQASRFGVGLVPEDRRIIAGLTVEENLKLAQIAEPAGWSLERIYGHFPRLAERRRQEAVTLSGGEQQMLAVARALAREVKLLLLDEPYEGLAPVIVQEIEKIVAEIKELGITTIIVEQNAVAALELADRAIILDMGQVAYAGTAAEVLDNAELRQEYLAI; this is encoded by the coding sequence ATCGCACCATTGAGCGCGACTGAAACCAACGCCCAGCGGCCCGCCGCGGCGCCGGAACGCGCCTATTTCTCCTGCCGGAATCTGGAGGGCTATTACGGCGAGAGCTACATCGTCCAGAAGGTCAGCTTCGACATCCGCGAAGGCGAAGTGCTGGCGCTGCTGGGCCGCAATGGGGCCGGCAAGACCTCGACGCTGCGCACCATCGCGCGCCTCGACAATCCGCAGCTCGTCAGCGGCGAGATCTGGCTCGAGGACAAGGCGCTGCACCGGATGCGGGCCTATCAGGCCTCGCGCTTCGGCGTCGGCCTGGTGCCGGAGGACCGGCGCATCATCGCCGGCCTCACCGTCGAGGAGAATCTGAAGCTGGCGCAGATCGCCGAGCCCGCCGGGTGGTCGCTTGAGCGGATCTACGGACATTTCCCCCGCCTCGCCGAGCGCCGCCGCCAGGAAGCCGTGACCCTCTCGGGCGGCGAGCAGCAGATGCTGGCCGTGGCCCGCGCCCTGGCGCGCGAGGTCAAGCTGCTGCTGCTGGACGAGCCCTATGAGGGACTGGCGCCGGTGATCGTTCAGGAGATCGAGAAGATCGTGGCCGAGATCAAGGAACTGGGCATCACCACCATCATCGTCGAGCAGAACGCGGTCGCCGCGCTGGAACTGGCCGACCGCGCCATCATCCTGGACATGGGCCAGGTCGCCTATGCCGGCACCGCCGCGGAGGTTCTCGACAACGCGGAGCTCAGGCAGGAATACCTGGCCATCTGA
- a CDS encoding sigma-54-dependent Fis family transcriptional regulator, with protein MAKTVLIVDDDPTQLRLLESVVAKAEFRVEKATGGAEALKRLTQGRRGDIDVVLLDLAMPEIDGLEVLERVRPQHPDLPVVVLTAHGGVDTVVKAMRAGASDFLVKPASPERIRVTLENSLKLKTLTGEISRLTRKISGELGFDDLVARSPAMTSVIDLSKRAAASTIPILIEGESGVGKELVARAIQGSSERARRPFVTVNCGAIPENLVESVLFGHEKGSFTGATHRNMGKFQEASGGTLFLDEIGELKLDMQVKLLRALQQGEVDPVGAASPVKVDIRLISATNRDLAEMVREGGFREDLYYRLNVYPILIPPLRDRVGDIPLLVEHFTRTFAASENKPIRGVAPEAMELLESHDWPGNVRQLENTIFRAIVLAESEMLTLDDFPQLTGAGHRPRRTADAETGADIGITFAAQPDRVGLLDAQGHARPLAEVELDIIRNAIDRYGGQMSEVARRLEIGRSTLYRKLREIEAADHGQAAD; from the coding sequence ATGGCGAAGACCGTACTGATCGTCGACGATGATCCGACCCAGTTGCGGCTGCTTGAGAGCGTCGTGGCGAAGGCGGAGTTCCGGGTCGAGAAGGCGACCGGCGGCGCCGAGGCGCTGAAACGCCTGACTCAGGGCCGCCGAGGCGACATTGACGTGGTGCTGCTGGATCTGGCGATGCCGGAGATCGACGGCCTTGAGGTGCTGGAGCGGGTCCGGCCGCAGCATCCCGACCTGCCCGTCGTCGTCCTGACAGCCCATGGCGGCGTCGACACGGTGGTCAAGGCGATGCGCGCCGGCGCCTCCGACTTTCTGGTCAAGCCCGCCTCGCCCGAACGTATCCGGGTCACGCTGGAGAACTCGCTGAAGCTGAAGACGCTGACCGGCGAGATCTCGCGGCTGACCCGCAAGATATCCGGCGAGCTCGGATTCGACGACCTGGTGGCGCGGAGCCCGGCGATGACATCGGTCATCGACCTGTCGAAGCGCGCCGCCGCCTCCACCATCCCCATCCTGATCGAGGGTGAATCGGGCGTCGGCAAGGAGCTGGTCGCTCGCGCCATCCAGGGCTCCAGCGAACGCGCGCGCCGGCCCTTCGTCACCGTCAACTGCGGCGCGATCCCGGAGAACCTGGTGGAGAGCGTGCTGTTCGGCCACGAGAAGGGCTCCTTCACCGGCGCGACGCACCGGAATATGGGCAAGTTCCAGGAAGCCTCCGGCGGTACGCTGTTTCTCGACGAGATCGGCGAACTCAAGCTCGACATGCAGGTCAAGCTGCTCCGCGCCCTGCAGCAGGGCGAGGTCGATCCCGTCGGCGCCGCCAGCCCGGTCAAGGTCGACATCCGGCTGATCTCCGCCACCAACCGGGATCTGGCGGAGATGGTGCGCGAAGGCGGCTTCCGCGAGGATCTCTATTACCGCCTCAACGTCTATCCGATCCTGATTCCCCCGCTCCGCGACCGGGTCGGCGACATCCCCCTGCTGGTCGAGCACTTCACCCGCACCTTCGCGGCGAGCGAGAACAAGCCGATCCGGGGCGTCGCGCCGGAAGCCATGGAACTGCTGGAAAGCCATGACTGGCCCGGCAATGTCCGTCAGCTGGAGAACACCATCTTCCGCGCCATCGTGCTGGCGGAGAGCGAGATGCTGACGCTGGACGACTTCCCGCAGCTGACCGGCGCCGGACATCGGCCGCGCCGGACCGCCGACGCCGAAACCGGCGCCGACATCGGTATCACGTTCGCCGCCCAGCCGGACCGCGTCGGCCTGCTGGATGCGCAGGGCCATGCACGGCCGCTGGCCGAGGTGGAACTCGACATCATCCGCAACGCCATCGACCGCTATGGCGGCCAGATGTCGGAGGTCGCCCGGCGGCTGGAGATCGGCCGCTCTACGCTCTACCGCAAGCTCAGGGAGATCGAGGCGGCCGACCACGGCCAGGCGGCCGACTGA
- a CDS encoding oligoendopeptidase F, giving the protein MNEMSALPAWDLRDLYQGVDDPAIDADFGWCEAEADRLRADLNGRIADAAGDALAEGIARYEALQDRFGRLMAFSFLNYCTDMQDGARVRFFQATQEKVNRITAKLLFFSIEINHLEEDDLQARMAASPALAHYGPWLRDLRTMRKHVLSDELERLFHEKSITAYSAWTRLFDQTMAGLVFTVGGKEMPSQDAINLLSNRDRKVRQEAAAEISRVLGDNVRLFALITNTLIRDKQTEDEWRGIAQPEYGRHMMNQVEPEVVDALRDAVFDSFPRLSHRYYALKAKWLGLEKLEHHDRNAPLPDNDDAQIPWNEAVETVLHAYDRFSGGLADVARSFFDKPWIDAAPKAGKSPGAFAHPVVPSAHPYLLMNYQGKVRDVMTLAHELGHGCHQVLAAKQGPLMCDTPLTLAETASVFGEMLTFQSMLAGAETPERRRLMLASKVEDMINTVVRQTAFYEFERRLHHKRREGELAPEEIGGIWLDVQRESLGPVFDLGDDYGVYWAYIPHFVHTPFYVYAYAFGDCLVNALYQTYQAEPEGFQEKYLEMLSAGGTLRHRDLLQPFGLDASDPQFWQRGLTLIEGFIDELEAMQGPVPAT; this is encoded by the coding sequence ATGAACGAGATGTCCGCGCTGCCCGCATGGGATTTGCGGGATCTCTACCAGGGCGTCGACGATCCTGCCATCGACGCGGACTTCGGCTGGTGCGAGGCCGAGGCCGACCGGCTGCGCGCCGACCTCAACGGCCGCATCGCCGATGCCGCCGGCGATGCCCTGGCCGAGGGCATCGCGCGCTACGAGGCGCTGCAGGACCGCTTCGGGCGGCTGATGGCGTTCTCCTTCCTCAACTACTGCACCGACATGCAGGACGGCGCCCGGGTGCGCTTCTTCCAGGCGACGCAGGAGAAGGTGAACCGGATCACGGCGAAACTCCTGTTCTTCTCCATCGAGATCAATCACCTGGAGGAAGACGACCTGCAGGCGCGCATGGCCGCGTCGCCCGCCCTGGCCCACTACGGTCCCTGGCTGCGCGACCTCAGGACCATGCGCAAGCACGTGCTCTCCGACGAACTGGAGCGCCTGTTCCACGAGAAATCCATCACCGCCTACAGCGCCTGGACGCGGCTGTTCGACCAGACCATGGCCGGGCTGGTCTTCACTGTCGGCGGCAAGGAGATGCCGTCGCAGGACGCCATCAACCTGCTTTCCAACCGCGACCGCAAGGTCCGCCAGGAAGCCGCCGCGGAAATCTCCCGCGTGCTGGGCGACAACGTCCGGCTGTTCGCCCTGATCACCAACACTCTGATCCGCGACAAGCAGACCGAGGACGAATGGCGCGGCATCGCGCAGCCCGAATACGGCCGCCACATGATGAACCAGGTGGAGCCGGAAGTGGTCGACGCGCTGCGCGACGCCGTCTTCGACAGTTTTCCGCGGCTCTCGCACCGCTACTACGCGCTGAAGGCGAAGTGGCTGGGTCTGGAGAAGCTGGAGCATCACGACCGCAACGCGCCGCTGCCCGACAATGACGACGCGCAGATCCCGTGGAACGAGGCGGTGGAGACCGTGCTCCACGCCTATGACCGCTTCTCCGGCGGACTGGCCGACGTGGCCCGGAGCTTCTTCGACAAGCCCTGGATCGACGCCGCGCCGAAGGCGGGCAAGTCGCCCGGCGCTTTCGCCCATCCGGTGGTGCCGAGCGCGCATCCCTATCTGCTGATGAACTATCAGGGGAAGGTCCGGGACGTCATGACCCTGGCCCACGAACTGGGCCATGGCTGCCATCAGGTGCTGGCGGCGAAGCAGGGGCCGCTGATGTGCGACACCCCGCTGACGCTGGCGGAGACCGCATCCGTGTTCGGCGAGATGCTGACCTTCCAGTCCATGCTGGCCGGCGCGGAGACCCCGGAGCGGCGGCGGTTGATGCTGGCCTCCAAGGTCGAGGACATGATCAACACCGTGGTGCGCCAGACCGCCTTCTACGAATTCGAGCGCAGGCTGCACCACAAGCGCCGCGAGGGCGAACTGGCGCCGGAGGAGATCGGCGGGATCTGGCTGGACGTGCAGCGCGAGAGCCTGGGCCCCGTCTTCGACCTGGGCGACGATTACGGCGTCTACTGGGCCTATATCCCGCATTTCGTGCACACGCCGTTCTACGTCTACGCCTACGCTTTCGGCGACTGCCTGGTGAACGCGCTCTACCAGACCTACCAGGCCGAACCGGAAGGCTTCCAGGAGAAGTACCTGGAAATGCTCTCGGCCGGGGGCACGCTGCGCCACCGCGACCTGCTGCAGCCCTTCGGCCTGGACGCCAGCGACCCGCAGTTCTGGCAGCGTGGTCTCACGCTGATCGAAGGCTTCATCGACGAGCTGGAGGCAATGCAGGGGCCCGTCCCGGCTACCTGA
- a CDS encoding biotin carboxylase, with translation MIKRLLIANRGEIAQRIQRTAKRLGIETVAVHHPVDAGAPWMALSDRTVELQGTPPVQAYLDMDQIIAAAKQSGADAIHPGFGFLSENARFARAVKDAGLIWVGPDADAIELMGDKQKARAFAEKHGVPLAPSAEADDPSKLAEAAAKIGTPLLIKAAAGGGGKGMRIVREDAELKQAIESAISEAERAFGDGRVYAERYVDHPRHVEVQVLGDGKKAIHLGTRDCSIQRRFQKIVEEAPAPALPDGLLREIEATAVKLAEACNYRNAGTVEFIVAPDGAFYFLEMNTRLQVEHPVTEEITGVDLVAEQLAIAAGGELRFSQADIRFEGHSVEVRIYAEDADAGFLPAAGTLLLLEPPAGVRWESGIETGGEVTADFDPMIAKLVVSGPTREAAVRACAQAVGKLTALGVTTNQFFLKRVLEHPAFMAAEVHTGFIDEHGEALALAPLAPETRDRLALRALAACAGPTAAPERALPIQEAAGDWRN, from the coding sequence ATGATCAAGCGACTCCTGATCGCCAATCGCGGCGAGATCGCCCAGCGCATCCAGCGCACGGCCAAACGCCTCGGCATCGAGACCGTCGCCGTCCATCATCCCGTCGACGCCGGCGCACCGTGGATGGCGCTGTCGGACCGGACCGTCGAACTGCAGGGCACCCCGCCGGTCCAGGCCTATCTGGACATGGACCAGATCATCGCCGCGGCGAAACAGAGCGGCGCGGACGCCATCCACCCCGGCTTCGGCTTCCTGTCGGAGAACGCCCGCTTCGCCCGCGCCGTCAAGGACGCCGGCCTGATCTGGGTCGGGCCGGACGCGGACGCGATCGAACTGATGGGCGACAAGCAGAAGGCCCGCGCCTTCGCCGAGAAGCATGGCGTCCCGCTGGCCCCTTCCGCCGAGGCCGACGATCCGTCGAAGCTGGCCGAGGCGGCGGCGAAGATCGGCACGCCGCTGCTGATCAAGGCGGCGGCCGGCGGCGGCGGCAAGGGCATGCGCATCGTCCGCGAGGACGCCGAGCTGAAGCAGGCCATCGAATCCGCGATTTCCGAGGCCGAGCGCGCCTTCGGCGACGGCCGCGTCTACGCCGAGCGCTATGTCGACCATCCGCGCCATGTCGAGGTGCAGGTGCTGGGCGACGGCAAGAAGGCGATCCACCTCGGCACCCGCGACTGCTCGATCCAGCGCCGTTTCCAGAAGATCGTCGAGGAAGCGCCGGCCCCCGCCCTGCCCGACGGGCTGTTGCGGGAGATCGAGGCAACGGCGGTGAAGCTCGCGGAAGCCTGCAATTACCGCAATGCCGGCACGGTGGAGTTCATCGTGGCGCCCGACGGCGCCTTCTACTTCCTGGAGATGAACACCCGCCTGCAGGTGGAGCATCCGGTAACCGAGGAGATCACCGGCGTCGACCTGGTGGCGGAACAACTCGCCATCGCCGCGGGCGGGGAACTCAGGTTCTCCCAGGCCGATATCCGCTTCGAGGGCCATTCGGTCGAGGTCCGTATCTATGCCGAGGACGCCGACGCCGGCTTCCTGCCGGCGGCCGGAACCCTGCTCCTGCTGGAGCCGCCGGCGGGCGTGCGCTGGGAGAGCGGAATCGAGACCGGCGGCGAGGTTACCGCCGACTTCGATCCGATGATCGCCAAGCTGGTCGTCTCCGGCCCGACGCGGGAGGCTGCGGTCCGCGCCTGCGCGCAGGCTGTCGGCAAACTGACGGCGCTGGGCGTCACCACCAACCAGTTCTTCCTGAAGCGGGTGCTGGAGCATCCGGCCTTCATGGCCGCCGAAGTCCATACCGGCTTCATCGACGAGCACGGCGAAGCTCTCGCCCTTGCCCCGCTGGCCCCGGAGACGCGGGACCGGCTGGCGCTGCGCGCGCTGGCCGCATGCGCCGGGCCGACGGCGGCGCCGGAACGCGCGCTTCCGATCCAGGAAGCCGCCGGCGACTGGAGGAACTGA
- a CDS encoding methylcrotonoyl-CoA carboxylase — translation MNRIQSRVSTASDDYKRFRAHNEKMIAEFREAQDAARFQRPQRDIDRLTRQSKMTARERIDLLLDPGTPFLELSTLAANQAYDGGAPGAGQVVGIGTVSGREVIIRADDPSVKGGAWYPLSIKKIVRCLDIAIENRLPVVHLCDSAGGFLPLQSTLFADRYYAGRIFRNQSTLSKLACKQLALVFGHCTAGGAYIPALSDYSIMVRGNGGVFLGGPPLVKAATGEEHTADEIGGADLHTQISGTVDFAADDERHAIDLGREIVAQWERAPKTPIQRQDFEEPYYDPDELLGVIPDDVKIQFDMREVIARLVDGSRFLEYQPDYGTTLVAGFAHIWGYKVGILGNNGVLFNDSTLKATHFMELCNQNNTPLVFLQNITGFMVGRDYEMAGITKDGAKMIMVQTNSKVPKFTVMTNGSFGAGNYGMCGRAFDPRFLFSWPNHRISVMGEEQAAKTLAEIKIAQLKRLGEDPDQKEIDEIFESVARDYRQQASAWWSTSEIWDDGMIDPRDTRNALGLAIQASLNAPFGTDGYGVLRL, via the coding sequence ATGAACCGTATCCAGAGCCGCGTCTCCACCGCCTCGGACGACTACAAGCGCTTCCGCGCCCACAACGAGAAGATGATCGCCGAGTTCCGCGAGGCGCAAGACGCCGCCCGGTTCCAGCGGCCCCAGCGCGATATCGACCGGCTGACGCGCCAGAGCAAGATGACGGCGCGGGAGCGGATCGACCTGCTGCTCGATCCGGGCACGCCGTTCCTCGAGCTCTCCACGCTGGCCGCCAACCAGGCCTATGACGGCGGCGCGCCGGGCGCAGGCCAGGTGGTCGGCATCGGCACGGTCTCGGGCCGCGAGGTCATCATCCGCGCCGACGATCCCTCGGTGAAAGGCGGCGCCTGGTATCCGCTGTCGATCAAGAAGATCGTCCGCTGCCTCGACATCGCCATCGAGAACCGCCTGCCCGTGGTCCATCTCTGCGACTCGGCGGGCGGCTTCCTGCCGCTGCAGTCGACGCTGTTCGCCGACCGCTATTACGCCGGTCGCATCTTCCGCAACCAGTCGACGCTCTCGAAGCTCGCCTGCAAGCAGCTCGCTCTCGTCTTCGGCCACTGCACCGCAGGCGGCGCCTACATCCCGGCGTTGAGCGACTATTCGATCATGGTGCGCGGCAATGGCGGCGTCTTCCTGGGCGGACCGCCGCTGGTCAAGGCGGCGACCGGCGAGGAGCACACGGCCGACGAGATCGGCGGCGCGGACCTGCACACCCAGATTTCCGGCACGGTCGACTTCGCCGCCGACGACGAGCGCCACGCCATCGATCTCGGCCGGGAAATCGTCGCCCAGTGGGAGCGCGCGCCGAAGACGCCGATCCAGCGCCAGGACTTCGAGGAACCGTACTACGACCCCGACGAGCTGCTGGGCGTCATCCCCGACGACGTGAAGATCCAGTTCGACATGCGCGAGGTCATCGCTCGGCTCGTCGACGGCAGCCGCTTCCTGGAATACCAGCCCGACTACGGCACCACCCTGGTCGCGGGCTTCGCCCATATCTGGGGCTACAAGGTCGGCATCCTCGGCAACAACGGCGTGCTGTTCAACGACTCGACCCTGAAGGCCACGCACTTCATGGAGCTCTGCAACCAGAACAACACGCCGCTGGTCTTCCTGCAGAACATCACCGGCTTCATGGTGGGCCGCGACTACGAGATGGCCGGCATCACCAAGGACGGCGCCAAGATGATCATGGTGCAGACCAACTCCAAGGTGCCGAAGTTCACCGTGATGACCAACGGCAGCTTCGGCGCCGGCAATTACGGCATGTGCGGGCGCGCCTTCGATCCGCGCTTCCTGTTCTCATGGCCCAACCACCGCATCTCGGTCATGGGCGAGGAGCAGGCGGCCAAGACCCTGGCTGAAATCAAGATCGCCCAGCTCAAGCGCCTGGGCGAGGATCCGGACCAGAAGGAGATCGACGAGATCTTCGAAAGCGTCGCCCGCGACTATCGCCAGCAGGCCAGCGCCTGGTGGTCGACGTCCGAGATCTGGGACGACGGCATGATCGATCCGCGCGACACCCGCAACGCGCTGGGACTGGCGATCCAGGCGAGCCTCAACGCGCCCTTCGGCACCGACGGCTACGGAGTGCTGCGGCTCTAG
- a CDS encoding multidrug transporter AcrB, translating into MSGQGGLAGLSVRRPLLAIVLNLLIIIAGVAALMGVEVRELPNVDRPVVSVRADFPGGSPETIDAEVTSVLESAVARVNGVVNVRSSSEEDNFRIRIEFRPDVDLVDAANDVREAVSRVVNRLPAGVEDLFVVKADADASPIIDLAISSDSLPVEALTEVIENEITPAFTSIEGVADLSLFGEREKVLRVAVDPLLLASHGLSIADVSRVLQSAQLDVPAGSFSSGDQDVIVRADASVSDVAGLEALVLRGPVRLGDVAEVFFSPAEPLSVVRLDGREVINVGVIRQARANTVAISRDVKRVVAALNARFPDLTIETISDDAVFIEGAIEEVLISLGFAVVIVVTVVALFIRSLGATLIPMTTIPVALIGAVAGIWLMGFSINLITLLALVIATGLVVDDSVVVLENIQRRRREGMKARAAAVLGARQVFFAVIATTAVLVSVFVPISFLPSTAGRLFSEFGFVLAVTVILSSFVALSLCPMIASRLPGLGRAPAQRGPLALAGAGLAALYDKALTASLAAPLVTVTVFGLIAGSAALVFGQLGEELAPAEDRGEVNVRLQGPDGTGLDYTDRQVEQVEALFRPWVERGVVRNVFSVTGSYDLNRGQIDAALIPWEAREVGQAEIEAAISPALKDIAGANVGIRRGNSLGLRGSESGINFALTGANYPRIAAVADEFALAVQREIPQLDNVRIEYQSTQPQLSVLINRSRAADLGVAMEDLAATVRALVDGDEVAELTVDDRAIPVILESKTGVVTDPSDLLNLYVPAADGRLTPLSQLVTFREEGVAAELDRHGQRRAIEIRSDLPPTLSQREAVDSIRELAAERLPGDIGLLFLGEAATLEETTSDVQITYVIALVVIFLVLVAQFESLTSALIVMATVPFGVGAAVYALWLTGTTINIYSQIGVLLLVGVMAKNGILMVEFADQLRDRGASVREAAREAARIRFRAIGMTMVSTVLAGLPLILGAGPGSEARGAIGWVVFGGLGLAAVFTLLLTPAVYVLLAWMAKPRGDAAKALEEELAESERPRMAPDAAD; encoded by the coding sequence GTGAGCGGCCAGGGCGGACTGGCGGGACTGAGCGTCCGGCGGCCGCTGCTGGCCATCGTCCTGAACCTGCTGATCATCATCGCCGGCGTCGCGGCACTGATGGGTGTCGAAGTGCGCGAACTGCCCAACGTCGACCGCCCCGTGGTCAGCGTGCGCGCCGACTTCCCCGGCGGCTCGCCCGAGACCATCGACGCCGAGGTGACCAGTGTGCTGGAGAGCGCCGTCGCCCGGGTCAACGGTGTCGTCAATGTCCGGTCCTCTTCGGAAGAGGACAATTTCCGCATCCGCATCGAGTTCCGCCCCGACGTGGACCTTGTCGACGCCGCCAACGACGTCCGCGAGGCCGTCAGCCGCGTCGTCAACCGCCTCCCCGCGGGCGTCGAGGACCTGTTCGTGGTCAAGGCCGACGCCGACGCCAGCCCGATCATCGATCTCGCCATCTCCAGCGACAGCCTGCCGGTGGAGGCGCTTACCGAGGTGATCGAGAACGAGATCACGCCGGCCTTCACCTCCATCGAGGGCGTTGCCGACCTCAGTCTGTTCGGCGAGCGGGAGAAGGTGCTGCGGGTCGCCGTCGACCCGCTGCTGCTGGCCAGCCACGGCCTCTCCATCGCCGACGTCTCCCGCGTGCTGCAGAGCGCGCAGCTCGACGTTCCCGCCGGCAGCTTCTCCTCCGGCGATCAGGACGTCATCGTCCGCGCCGACGCCTCGGTCTCCGATGTCGCCGGCCTCGAGGCGCTGGTGCTGCGCGGGCCGGTGCGGCTGGGCGACGTCGCCGAGGTCTTCTTCTCGCCGGCCGAGCCGCTTTCCGTGGTGCGTCTTGACGGCCGCGAGGTCATCAATGTCGGCGTCATCCGTCAGGCCCGCGCCAACACCGTCGCCATCTCCCGCGACGTCAAGCGCGTCGTCGCCGCGCTGAACGCGCGCTTCCCGGACCTCACCATCGAAACCATCTCCGACGACGCCGTCTTCATCGAGGGCGCGATCGAGGAGGTGCTGATCAGCCTCGGCTTCGCGGTCGTCATCGTCGTCACCGTGGTGGCGCTGTTCATCCGCAGCCTGGGCGCGACGCTGATCCCGATGACGACGATTCCCGTCGCCCTGATCGGCGCCGTGGCCGGCATCTGGCTGATGGGTTTCTCGATCAACCTGATCACGCTGCTGGCGCTGGTGATCGCGACCGGCCTGGTCGTCGACGACTCCGTCGTCGTGCTGGAGAACATCCAGCGCCGCCGGCGGGAGGGAATGAAGGCCCGCGCGGCCGCCGTCCTCGGCGCGCGCCAGGTGTTCTTCGCGGTCATCGCCACCACGGCGGTGCTGGTGTCCGTCTTCGTGCCGATCTCCTTCCTGCCGTCGACCGCGGGGCGGCTGTTCAGCGAATTCGGCTTCGTCCTCGCGGTGACGGTGATCCTGTCCTCCTTCGTGGCGCTCAGTCTCTGTCCCATGATCGCTTCCCGCCTGCCGGGGCTGGGCCGGGCGCCCGCGCAGCGGGGGCCGCTGGCGCTGGCCGGCGCGGGACTTGCCGCCCTCTACGACAAGGCGCTGACGGCGTCGCTGGCGGCGCCGCTGGTGACCGTCACGGTCTTCGGCCTGATCGCCGGCTCGGCGGCGCTGGTCTTCGGCCAGCTCGGCGAGGAACTCGCGCCGGCCGAGGACCGCGGCGAGGTCAATGTCCGCCTGCAGGGTCCGGACGGCACCGGCCTCGACTATACCGACCGCCAGGTCGAGCAGGTGGAGGCGCTGTTCCGCCCCTGGGTGGAGCGTGGCGTGGTGCGCAACGTCTTTTCGGTCACCGGCAGCTATGACCTCAACCGCGGACAGATCGATGCCGCGCTGATCCCCTGGGAAGCGCGCGAGGTCGGACAGGCCGAGATCGAAGCCGCCATCTCGCCGGCCCTGAAGGACATCGCCGGCGCCAATGTGGGCATCCGCCGCGGCAACAGCCTGGGGCTGCGCGGCTCCGAAAGCGGTATCAACTTCGCGCTCACCGGCGCCAATTACCCGCGCATTGCTGCCGTCGCCGACGAATTCGCCCTGGCGGTGCAGCGCGAGATCCCGCAACTCGACAATGTCCGCATCGAGTACCAGTCCACCCAGCCGCAGCTCAGCGTGCTCATCAACCGCAGCCGCGCCGCCGATCTCGGCGTGGCGATGGAGGATCTGGCCGCCACCGTGCGTGCGCTGGTCGACGGCGACGAGGTGGCCGAGCTGACCGTGGACGACCGTGCGATACCGGTCATCCTGGAATCGAAGACCGGCGTCGTGACCGATCCATCGGACCTGCTGAACCTCTACGTGCCCGCCGCCGACGGCCGGCTGACGCCGCTGTCCCAGCTGGTCACCTTCCGCGAGGAGGGCGTTGCCGCCGAACTCGACCGCCACGGCCAGCGCCGCGCGATCGAGATCCGCTCCGACCTGCCGCCGACCCTCTCCCAGCGGGAGGCCGTCGACAGCATCCGCGAACTGGCCGCCGAGCGTCTGCCCGGCGACATCGGCCTGCTGTTCCTCGGCGAGGCGGCGACGCTGGAGGAGACGACCTCCGACGTGCAGATCACCTACGTCATCGCGCTGGTGGTCATCTTCCTGGTGTTGGTGGCGCAGTTCGAGAGCCTCACCAGCGCGCTGATCGTCATGGCGACCGTGCCCTTCGGCGTCGGCGCCGCCGTTTATGCGCTGTGGCTGACCGGCACGACGATCAACATCTACAGCCAGATCGGCGTGCTGCTGCTGGTCGGAGTCATGGCCAAGAACGGCATCCTGATGGTGGAGTTCGCCGACCAGTTGCGAGACCGCGGCGCGTCGGTGCGCGAGGCCGCCCGCGAAGCCGCGCGCATCCGCTTCCGCGCCATCGGCATGACCATGGTCTCGACGGTGCTGGCCGGCCTGCCGCTGATTCTGGGCGCCGGCCCGGGCTCCGAGGCGCGCGGGGCCATCGGCTGGGTGGTCTTCGGCGGTCTCGGCCTGGCGGCGGTCTTCACCCTGCTGCTGACGCCGGCCGTCTACGTCCTGCTCGCCTGGATGGCGAAGCCTCGCGGCGATGCCGCGAAGGCTCTGGAGGAGGAGCTGGCCGAGTCCGAACGGCCGCGCATGGCGCCCGACGCGGCGGATTGA